A genomic segment from Corylus avellana chromosome ca5, CavTom2PMs-1.0 encodes:
- the LOC132180994 gene encoding 4-hydroxyphenylpyruvate dioxygenase, translating to MGHDYVTNKNGPPGDGFKLVGFSNFVRTNPRSDKFGVKRFHHVEFWCTDATNTARRFSWGLGMPIVAKSDLSTGNLTHASYLIRSGNLCFLFTAPYSPSIAAMESVGPTATSSIPSFDHAASCAFASTHGLGVRAIAVEVDDAEAAFHTSISHGARPASPPVVLDGRTTLAEVHLYGDVVLRYVSYNSSNPNPQDSPDPDSWFLPKFEPVDELSSYPLDFGIRRLDHAVGNVPDLSAAVSYVKSFTGFHEFAEFTAEDIGTSESGLNSVVLGNNDEMVLLPMNEPVHGTKRKSQIQTYLEHNEGAGVQHLALMSSDIFRTLREMRKRSGVGGFEFMPSPPPTYYKNLKNRAGDVLTDEQIKECEELGILVDRDEQGTLLQIFTKPVGDRPTLFVEIIQRVGCILKDEEGKEYQKGGCGGFGKGNFSELFKSIEEYEKTLEAKRTPETAAA from the exons ATGGGTCACGACTATGTCACCAACAAAAACGGACCTCCGGGCGACGGGTTCAAGCTCGTAGGCTTCTCCAACTTCGTCCGGACCAACCCGAGGTCCGACAAGTTCGGTGTGAAGCGCTTCCACCACGTGGAGTTCTGGTGCACCGACGCCACCAACACCGCCCGGCGGTTCTCTTGGGGGCTGGGCATGCCCATCGTGGCCAAGTCGGATCTGTCCACGGGCAATCTGACCCACGCCTCCTATCTCATCCGCTCCGGCAACCTGTGCTTCCTCTTCACCGCCCCCTACTCGCCATCCATAGCCGCCATGGAGAGCGTGGGCCCTACCGCCACCTCCTCAATCCCCAGCTTCGACCACGCCGCCAGCTGCGCCTTCGCCTCCACGCACGGACTCGGCGTCCGCGCCATCGCCGTCGAGGTGGACGACGCCGAAGCCGCCTTCCACACCAGCATCTCCCACGGCGCCAGGCCCGCGTCCCCGCCGGTCGTCCTCGACGGCCGCACCACCCTCGCCGAGGTCCACCTCTACGGAGACGTCGTTTTGCGCTACGTGAGCTACAACAGCTCCAACCCGAACCCCCAAGACTCCCCGGACCCAGACTCCTGGTTCTTGCCCAAATTCGAACCCGTGGACGAGCTCTCTTCCTACCCGTTGGACTTCGGGATCCGACGGCTGGACCACGCCGTGGGCAACGTGCCGGACCTATCTGCGGCCGTCTCCTACGTGAAAAGCTTCACCGGATTCCACGAGTTCGCTGAGTTCACGGCGGAGGACATCGGAACGAGCGAGAGCGGGTTAAACTCGGTGGTTTTGGGAAACAACGACGAAATGGTTCTGTTGCCGATGAACGAGCCGGTGCACGGAACAAAGCGGAAGAGTCAGATTCAAACATACCTGGAGCACAACGAGGGAGCCGGGGTGCAGCACTTGGCGCTGATGTCCTCGGACATCTTCAGAACGCTGAGGGAGATGAGGAAGCGCAGTGGGGTCGGTGGCTTCGAGTTCATGCCGTCGCCGCCGCCGACGTACTACAAGAATCTGAAGAATCGGGCTGGAGACGTGTTGACCGATGAGCAGATCAAGGAATGCGAGGAATTGGGGATTTTGGTGGATAGGGACGAACAGGGCACCTTGCTTCAGATCTTCACCAAGCCCGTTGGAGATCG GCCAACCCTGTTCGTAGAGATAATCCAAAGAGTAGGGTGCATACTCAAGGACGAAGAAGGGAAGGAATACCAAAAGGGTGGATGCGGGGGATTTGGGAAGGGAAACTTCTCGGAGCTCTTCAAATCCATTGAAGAGTATGAGAAAACACTGGAAGCCAAACGAACCCCTGAAACTGCTGCTGCATGA